One part of the Palaemon carinicauda isolate YSFRI2023 chromosome 23, ASM3689809v2, whole genome shotgun sequence genome encodes these proteins:
- the LOC137617439 gene encoding uncharacterized protein, with product MATVTGFVQSLTSLSFVLLEQLEKELLGLDQEILNYVIDKEDESSIEQKIFTDEDYQKKIMSALSLQRQQASSLETVTTPTPVVNLKNELRMPQVPLPEYDNTKASMKTIMNAFKKLDVKVDDVLQYFIWHGLNDRFQSLLIQITNESKPSLSEIESNIFEAVERYNRTNERNVEQKEKTRTKNIESSTTLATKVSVSPKYKSCILCTKDGKQDTAHLLVNCPVFANPKMKVEKLKELNACVRCGYHNHVTRQCKFKFTQRCRNCSGWHFTYLCVAKERLNSSSTKASDSSNTESTETSMHTSGKKLEPKHTLNSLTLAEIHQNVTGGAAILPTFTCSVAEENNVVRVLRDCGSQRNFICNKHVNHMKFPVLAKNVYMTIHGFNSTRDLVTDIVNVPLKLGREWHSIEAVVVPSIDIELKLEGLNVIVKEFQDRHYILADKFLSGSVDTIGNIGLILGNDADFLLSLTTHKFGLSNPSVYLDTPVGVMLTGNINRMMKNLVYLPNINIGNSSHTAVCTQGDTLCMEGEAAQTNRQLQFLDRHSFLAVSQSELRDDDVDLISNRSPASIKVQEANTNSTYAIFNKKGKLKQSELIKATEEMLEKQCIEYLDYEKSQLSEDDTETNKKLVKYVLDSTERDEEGRLVMPLMWNNKISHLLGKNFNLSRMILKSNLTRMKNKPEHLKMVNDVFKEQQNLGIIEKIEDINSFINEHPEASFLPHMPVFKMARDTTKCRVVFLSNLCIFDDRTQGRGSE from the exons ACTTGAACAGTTAGAAAAAGAACTGTTAGGGTTAGACCAGGAAATATTGAACTATGTCATAGATAAGGAAGACGAAAGCTCCATTGAACAAAAGATTTTCACAGATGAAGACTACCAGAAAAAGATAATGTCGGCTTTAAGTTTACAAAGGCAACAGGCTTCTAGTTTAGAAACTGTAACCACGCCTACCCCGGTAGTTAACCTTAAGAATGAGTTAAGGATGCCTCAAGTTCCTTTACCTGAATATGACAACACCAAGG CCTCGATGAAAACTATTATGAATGCATTCAAAAAGCTTGACGTCAAAGTTGACGATGTTCTCCAGTACTTCATATGGCATGGTCTTAATGATCGCTTTCAATCTTTACTAATTCAGATAACAAATGAAAGCAAACCCTCATTAAGTGAAATTGAAAGTAACATATTTGAGGCTGTTGAGAGGTATAACAGAACGAATGAAAGAAATGTTGAGCAAAAGGAGAAAACTAGGACTAAGAATATAGAATCAAGCACAACTCTCGCAACCAAAGTTAGTGTTAGCCCTAAATATAAGTCATGTATCCTATGTACAAAGGATGGTAAGCAAGATACCGCACATTTGCTAGTAAATTGCCCAGTTTTTGCGAATCCTAAAATGAAAGTGGAGAAACTTAAAGAGCTGAATGCTTGTGTTAGGTGTGGCTATCATAATCATGTGACTCGTCAGTGTAAATTCAAGTTTACCCAAAGGTGTAGAAATTGCAGTGGATGGCATTTTACATACCTGTGTGTTGCTAAGGAGAGGCTTAATAGTTCCAGTACTAAAGCTTCTGATTCTAGTAATACTGAATCCACTGAAACTTCTATGCATACTAGTGGGAAAAAGCTAGAACCGAAGCATACTTTAAATAGCCTCACATTAGCTGAAATTCATCAAAATGTTACTGGTGGTGCTGCAATTTTACCAACTTTTACATGTTCTGTGGCTGAAGAAAATAATGTGGTTCGAGTTTTACGAGATTGTGGTAGCCAgagaaattttatttgtaataagcATGTAAACCATATGAAGTTCCCTGTCCTAGCAAAAAACGTCTATATGACTATTCATGGTTTTAATTCTACTAGGGATCTTGTAACCGATATTGTTAATGTACCTCTCAAGTTAGGTAGGGAATGGCATTCCATCGAAGCAGTTGTTGTACCCAGTATTGATATAGAGTTGAAACTGGAGGGCTTAAATgtcattgttaaagaatttcaagataGACATTACATTTTAGCAGATAAGTTTCTTAGTGGTAGTGTGGACACTATTGGTAACATTGGTCTTATCTTGGGAAATGATGCTGACTTTTTGCTGTCGCTAACTACACACAAATTTGGATTAAGCAATCCCTCTGTGTATCTTGACACTCCAGTTGGTGTCATGCTCACAGGTAATATTAACAGAATGATGAAAAACTTGGTTTATTTACCTAACATTAATATTGGAAATAGTTCACATACTGCGGTTTGCACTCAAGGAGACACACTTTGTATGGAAGGGGAAGCTGCCCAGACTAATAGACAATTACAATTCCTCGATAGACATAGCTTTTTGGCAGTCTCTCAGTCTGAACTTCGAGATGACGATGTTGACTTGATTTCCAACAGATCACCGGCGAGTATCAAAGTTCAAGAAGCCAACACTAATTCAACCTATGCTATTTTTAACAAAAAGGGTAAGCTAAAGCAGTCTGAATTGATTAAAGCTACGGAAGAAATGCTTGAAAAGCAATGCATCGAAtatctggactatgaaaaatcccagCTATCTGAAGATGACACAGAAACCAATAAAAAGCTAGTAAAGTATGTTCTTGATAGTACAGAACGAGATGAAGAAGGTAGACTAGTAATGCCACTGATGTGGAACAACAAGATATCCCATTTGTTAGGGAAGAACTTCAATTTATCCCGGATGATACTGAAGTCTAACTTAACACGTATGAAGAATAAACCTGAGCATTTAAAGATGGTTAATGATGTATTTAAAGAGCAACAAAATCTGGGAATCATAGagaaaattgaagatattaattcttttataaatgaacatCCAGAAGCTAGTTTCTTGCCTCATATGCCTGTGTTCAAAATGGCCAGAGACACGACCAAGTGTCGAGTCGTGTTTCTGTCTAACTTAT GCATTTTTGATGATAGGACTCAAGGAAGAGGATCAGAAtag
- the LOC137617438 gene encoding uncharacterized protein yields MVNLKKSLYNTIYMDNGSYSCNSAKALYEAYYCLPNIFGPYKFELQQFVTNDAELQEIIDRDYDSETPKEVKLLGMVWDREADTLGPGKIFLDTQASTKRSILSTLNSIYDIFNIYGPILNRARLFLKKLQEDKTITWDSPLSETLKREWTLIGKQVNSTPKVVIPRFLGRRDGTYKLVAFSDASKDIYGTVVYIVNVFNGNTNFLTAKSRVVNKQLEKKTIPVIEFQALGLATETLISLFQELAGQSVVTPIKIVSMAIYSDSMVALNWLYSYTYKYDKLQKKGVFIQNRLKAIGDLCQVFPITFSFVNAYDNPADYISRCVSYRRLQKTAYHGGPEFLKKLHKDEVQFSFKVPNPLEKRDEVPGLEREDTSLITVSTDSESKENNKKDINSIEHLIPLTKFSSFHKLATVHKMVLKFIKNIREKLTNKGIDVHWGNCVKEKNLYALACRQIIGKEQENNFPEVCEFFKKSHTLKRNIPNLVTQMNIFQSKDTLLRIRSKFGRNEQIFFPVLLPKHSLLTKLLIRDMHVSLGHAGVYSILAQLRKQFWIIHFYSTVKKVLRECITCRRLNERPIKANQSAYRDFRSNPPPIPYRYIFIDYIGPYTVIWNGERKKIWLLCVTCLWSRAINLKICLSADTGDFLKAFQLHIYEFGIPEFCISDLGSQLTAGSRIIGTFLNDFETHAFFEENDIKPLKFEHYAKGNSSLGSLVESCVKMVKKLILSSIKNTVLDYQDFYFLICQTVHLINKRPIAFKDSLRDACIDNVEKAITPECLLKGYDLVSVNIIPELQNSSSDDTNWEPGSSAIDDVKDNYYKLRQGRNRLVEAYHSEFLATLINQAVDKRDRYRPVNHKTLAVGDIVLLKEDASKPSTYPLGIVKKTEVNHLGEVKAARVLKGKSREVVYRTTDSLILLLPKEGFHTVVEVETELPIDQLKVRERSKRAAALESMRNTELLVQEGLV; encoded by the coding sequence ATGGTTAACTTAAAGAAATCGCTGTATAATACCATTTACATGGACAATGGGTCATATTCGTGTAACTCTGCCAAGGCTTTATATGAAGCGTACTACTGTCTCCCTAATATCTTTGGACCATACAAATTTGAATTGCAACAATTCGTAACAAACGATGCAGAACTGCAAGAAATAATTGACCGAGATTATGATAGTGAAACGCCCAAAGAGGTAAAGTTGCTCGGCATGGTTTGGGATAGGGAAGCAGACACACTAGGCCCTGGTAAGATTTTCCTCGATACGCAAGCTAGCACAAAGAGGTCAATTTTGTCAACATTGAATAGTatctatgatatatttaatatctatggaCCAATCTTGAACAGGGCCAGGCTGtttcttaaaaagcttcaagaagacAAGACTATCACATGGGATAGCCCTCTTTCAGAAACATTAAAAAGGGAATGGACACTTATTGGAAAACAGGTGAATTCTACTCCTAAAGTAGTAATTCCTAGATTCCTGGGTAGGAGAGATGGTACTTATAAACTAGTagcattttcagatgcaagtaaggataTTTATGGAACTGTGGTGTATATTGTAAATGTCTTCAATGGTAATACAAATTTTTTGACCGCCAAGAGCAGGGTCGTTAACAAACAGTTAGAGAAGAAAACCATTCCTGTAATTGAATTTCAAGCTTTGGGACTAGCCACAGAGACACTAATCAGTTTATTTCAAGAACTTGCTGGTCAATCAGTCGTTACTCCAATCAAAATTGTGAGCATGGCGATATATTCAGACAGTATGGTTGCTCTTAATTGGCTTTActcttatacatataagtatgataaattgcagaagaaaggagtttttattcaaaataggttGAAAGCGATAGGTGACTTGTGCCAAGTTTtcccaataacattttcatttgtgaATGCATATGATAATCCTGCAGATTATATTAGTAGATGTGTCTCATACAGGAGACTTCAGAAGACTGCGTATCATGGTGGACCCGAGTTTCTTAAGAAACTTCATAAAGATGAGGTTCAGTTTAGTTTCAAGGTGCCAAACCCCCTTGAAAAGAGAGATGAAGTACCCGGCCTTGAAAGGGAAGATACTTCCTTAATCACTGTCTCAACAGAttctgaaagtaaagaaaataacaagaaagacATCAATAGCATTGAACACTTGATACCCCTGACTAAGTTTTCCAGTTTCCATAAGCTAGCAACTGTTCATAAGATGGTATTGAAATTCATCAAAAACATCagagaaaaactaacaaataaaggaATCGACGTTCATTGGGGAAATTGTGTCAAGGAGAAAAATCTTTATGCTTTAGCATGTAGGCAGATAATAGGtaaagaacaggaaaataacttcccagaagtttgtgaattcttcaagaaaagtcatacattaaaaagaaacattcCCAATTTGGTAACTCAAATGAATATTTTCCAGAGCAAAGACACTTTGCTAAGAATCCGGAGTAAATTCGGAAGAAACGAACAGATTTTCTTTCCTGTGCTGTTACCTAAGCATAGTTTGCTAACTAAATTGCTTATTCGTGATATGCATGTTAGTCTAGGACACGCTGGTGTGTATTCGATCTTGGCTCAGTTACGTAAGCAATTTTGGATAATCCACTTTTATTCCACAGTAAAGAAGGTACTTAGAGAATGTATAACTTGTAGAAGGCTTAATGAGAGACCAATCAAAGCAAATCAGAGTGCCTATAGGGATTTTCGGAGCAATCCACCACCTATTCCATACaggtatattttcatagattacatCGGTCCTTATACAGTAATATGGAATGGTGAAAGGAAGAAGATTTGGTTATTATGCGTGACATGTTTGTGGAGTCGTGCCATCAACTTGaagatatgtttatctgctgatacTGGAGACTTTCTCAAGGCCTTCCAACTACACATATATGAGTTTGGCATCCCGGAATTTTGCATATCTGATTTGGGATCCCAGCTAACTGCTGGTAGTAGAATCATTGGAACCTTTCTCAACGATTTTGAAACGCATGCCTTCTTTGAAGAAAATGACATTAAGCCCCTGAAGTTCGAGCATTATGCCAAAGGTAATAGTTCTTTGGGTTCGCTAGTTGAAAGCTGTGTAAAAATGGTGAAAAAGCTAATTCTTAGTTCTATTAAGAACACTGTGCTTGATTATCAagatttttacttccttatttgtcaaactgtccatcttattaacaaaagaccaATTGCTTTTAAGGATAGTCTGAGAGATGCTTGTATTGATAATGTAGAAAAAGCAATAACTCCTGAGTGTTTACTTAAAGGCTATGATCTggtatcagtgaacattattcCCGAGTTGCAGAATTCTTCTTCAGATGACACCAATTGGGAGCCTGGTAGTAGTGCTATTGATGATGTTAAGGATAATTACTATAAACTTAGACAAGGTAGAAACAGACTAGTTGAGGCATATCATTCAGAATTTCTTGCAACTCTCATTAATCAAGCAGTAGATAAAAGGGATCGTTACAGACCTGTCAATCATAAAACCTTGGCTGTTGgagatattgttctgttaaaagaggACGCAAGCAAACCAAGTACTTATCCACTTGGTATAGTAAAGAAGACAGAAGTAAATCACCTAGGGGAAGTAAAAGCAGCTCGTGTGCTTAAGGGTAAGTCTCGTGAAGTTGTGTACAGGACAACAGATTCACTCATTTTGCTTCTTCCTAAAGAAGGATTTCATACTGTTGTTGAAGTTGAAACTGAATTACCTATTGATCaattaaaagtcagagagagaagTAAACGGGCCGCTGCACTTGAATCTATGAGAAACACAGAACTCTTGGTTCAAGAGGGCCTAGTATAA